The genomic interval TACTGGCGGTGATGCGATCGGGCAACCACCCGCTAACCCCCTCTTTCGCAGCCGGGCACAGCCTGGGTGAATACAGCGCGTTAGCAGCCGCAGGCGCGCTCAGTCCATATGATGCCATACTGCTGGCCCGCGAGCGCGGCAAGCTCATGTATCAGGCTGGCGTCAAGAAGCCGGGAGCGATGGCTGCGGTCATCGGTCTGGCTGACGAGGTGGTGAGCCAGCTCGCCGCCGAGGCCGGCGTTTACGTCGCCAATTATAATTGCCCCGGGCAGATTGTCATCAGCGGAGAGGTCAAACGCCTGGAAAAAGCCAAGGGACTCGCCACCTCACACGGGGCGCTCAAGGTCGTCCCGCTCCAGGTAAGCGGGGCCTTCCACACATCGCTTATGCAGCCTGCCGCCGACGGTCTGGCGCAAGTCATCTCCAGGGTTAATTTTAACGCTCCTTTCTTCCCGGTAATTGGCAACGCCAGCGCGAAGCCTATGGTTTCCATCGGCGACGTCAAAGACGAGCTGGTGCAACAGCTTACGCATTCCGTGCAGTGGCAAAAATCCATCGAATATCTCCTGTCCCAGGGGGTAGAAACCTTTGTCGAGATAGGCCCGGGTAAAGTGCT from Dehalococcoidia bacterium carries:
- the fabD gene encoding [acyl-carrier-protein] S-malonyltransferase — protein: MAHSPRVAFVFPGQGSQFVGMGKDVYAGFEQARAVFDAADKALGSQLSQLYFEGPEEELRLTVNVQPAIVTFSLAILAVMRSGNHPLTPSFAAGHSLGEYSALAAAGALSPYDAILLARERGKLMYQAGVKKPGAMAAVIGLADEVVSQLAAEAGVYVANYNCPGQIVISGEVKRLEKAKGLATSHGALKVVPLQVSGAFHTSLMQPAADGLAQVISRVNFNAPFFPVIGNASAKPMVSIGDVKDELVQQLTHSVQWQKSIEYLLSQGVETFVEIGPGKVLSGLIKRIKRDARTINIGDAQSLGDFIEKGIV